From one Dermacentor silvarum isolate Dsil-2018 chromosome 3, BIME_Dsil_1.4, whole genome shotgun sequence genomic stretch:
- the LOC119446089 gene encoding keratin, type I cytoskeletal 9-like, whose protein sequence is MKSLRLAALLVGLIGEFSYRVGGTPDFRDQGGFAGVPVQYVIRSANTLDNESGGSASYGGSGYGAASGGFLSENMGRTDGGENYGGSDADQYGGSKRHTRRRVILILIRKRPRSQYGSGSDEDGERWGRQGGDYSSDDQSISQRRRAQRALLRTLLRKILLAAARQNSVGEGTEEGQGGDLGADQQWGRGEPRWGSGRRFGEGSDYGSTYTFNGREGLPGQGGFSVVGGPLLVRLGRLNSGDSSGFYGSTDDQGPQNRPVWFSSQTLRDAQGGIPSRSGEGGGGHFSDAANGGTGYGISSPF, encoded by the exons ATGAAGTCGCTCCGCCTCGCCGCTCTGCTGGTCGGCCTTATAG GAGAATTCAGCTACAGGGTAGGCGGAACCCCCGACTTTCGAGATCAGGGTGGATTTGCAGGTGTGCCTGTGCAATATGTCATCCGCAGTGCAAACACACTTGACAATGAGAGTGGCGGCAGTGCATCATACGGCGGAAGTGGCTACGGCGCTGCATCTGGTGGATTTCTAAGCGAAAATATGGGCCGAACGGATGGTGGTGAAAACTACGGAGGAAGCGATGCTGACCAGTATGGAGGTAGCAAACGCCATACACGCCGCAGAGTCATATTGATCCTGATTCGCAAACGTCCACGGTCACAATATGGTAGCGGATCAGACGAAGACGGAGAAAGATGGGGAAGGCAAGGTGGGGATTATTCTTCAGACGATCAGTCCATAAGCCAGCGGCGAAGGGCACAACGTGCGCTGCTCCGCACCCTACTAAGGAAAATACTGCTCGCAGCGGCAAGACAGAACTCAGTGGGCGAGGGAACTGAAGAGGGGCAAGGTGGTGATTTGGGTGCAGACCAACAGTGGGGGCGCGGTGAACCCCGTTGGGGGTCAGGACGCCGCTTCGGCGAAGGCAGTGACTATGGCTCCACGTACACATTTAATGGCCGTGAAGGCCTGCCGGGACAAGGTGGCTTTAGTGTTGTAGGCGGTCCTCTTTTGGTGAGGCTCGGGAGGCTAAACTCTGGAGATAGTAGTGGCTTCTACGGATCAACTGATGACCAGGGTCCTCAAAACCGCCCAGTCTGGTTCTCTAGCCAAACCTTAAGGGATGCACAAGGTGGAATTCCCAGTAGGAGCGGTGAAGGAGGTGGCGGACACTTCAGCGACGCCGCTAATGGTGGTACCGGTTACGGCATTTCCAGCCCATTTTAG